In a genomic window of Roseicitreum antarcticum:
- a CDS encoding winged helix-turn-helix transcriptional regulator, with product MSDPAALPRLRYDEGCLAAHALNLIGDRWALLVVRELMFAPKRFQMIRAGLPGITPSVLTGRLAQMVQAGVVDHDDRLGHYALTDAGRALLPVLEALCRWALVMPGHDPRRFISPSALMISMGVTLVADGAGQDALAGFDFGDEAFEMRLTDGAVRTRAVARPDAPFVLSGSGNAQATAVYGTIPLSELIADGVVAVAGDINAAAAFLRCFRLKPQG from the coding sequence ATGAGTGATCCCGCCGCGCTCCCCCGGCTCCGGTATGACGAAGGTTGCCTGGCGGCGCATGCGCTGAACCTGATCGGTGACCGCTGGGCGCTTTTGGTGGTGCGCGAACTGATGTTCGCGCCCAAGCGCTTCCAGATGATCCGCGCGGGTCTGCCCGGCATCACGCCCAGCGTGCTGACCGGACGGCTGGCGCAGATGGTGCAGGCAGGCGTGGTGGACCATGATGATCGGCTGGGACATTACGCGCTGACCGATGCGGGTCGCGCGCTGTTGCCGGTGCTGGAGGCGCTGTGCCGTTGGGCATTGGTGATGCCGGGGCATGATCCGAGGCGCTTCATCAGCCCTTCGGCGCTGATGATTTCCATGGGCGTTACGCTGGTGGCGGACGGCGCGGGGCAGGACGCGCTGGCAGGGTTCGACTTTGGGGATGAGGCGTTCGAGATGCGGCTGACGGATGGCGCGGTGCGGACGCGCGCTGTGGCCCGGCCTGATGCGCCCTTCGTGCTTTCAGGCAGCGGCAATGCGCAGGCGACAGCGGTGTACGGCACAATCCCGTTGTCAGAGCTGATCGCGGACGGCGTGGTCGCGGTGGCGGGCGACATCAACGCTGCCGCAGCGTTTCTGCGATGCTTTCGGCTGAAGCCCCAAGGGTGA